In the genome of Rhizobium sp. CC-YZS058, one region contains:
- a CDS encoding sn-glycerol-3-phosphate ABC transporter ATP-binding protein UgpC, whose amino-acid sequence MANVTISKVVKNYGSVEVVHGIDAEIADGEFVVLVGPSGCGKSTLLRMIAGLEDISGGTIAIGGRVVNDLPPKSRDISMVFQNYALYPHMTVEENMAFSMTLAGASKEEKARKVREAAEILGLVPLLQRKPKALSGGQRQRVAMGRSIVRNPQVFLFDEPLSNLDAKLRVQMRGEIKALHRRLRTTMVYVTHDQIEAMTMADRIVVMQGGRIEQIGTPLELYDRPANAFVAQFIGSPAMNLLSAEVINDELVVNGSRPTGLRAPGAAQPGQKVLIGKRPEEIAISVGTGIEAVVTNIEPTGSETFVETRMDENLISVVLRDRPTFDVGSRQSLSLSRGAVHLFDGETGERLG is encoded by the coding sequence ATGGCGAATGTCACGATCAGCAAGGTCGTCAAGAACTATGGCAGCGTGGAGGTGGTTCACGGGATCGATGCCGAGATCGCCGATGGCGAATTCGTCGTCCTTGTCGGGCCATCCGGCTGCGGCAAATCCACATTGCTCAGAATGATCGCCGGGTTGGAGGATATCTCCGGCGGCACGATTGCGATCGGCGGCCGGGTCGTCAACGACCTCCCGCCGAAGAGCCGCGATATCTCGATGGTGTTCCAGAACTACGCGCTCTATCCGCACATGACGGTGGAGGAGAACATGGCCTTCTCGATGACGCTGGCGGGCGCGTCCAAGGAGGAGAAGGCGCGCAAGGTGCGCGAGGCCGCCGAAATTCTCGGTCTCGTCCCGCTGCTTCAGCGCAAGCCGAAAGCTCTTTCGGGCGGTCAACGCCAGCGCGTTGCCATGGGACGCTCGATTGTGCGCAATCCGCAGGTTTTCCTGTTCGACGAGCCGCTCTCGAATCTCGATGCCAAGCTTCGGGTGCAGATGCGGGGCGAGATCAAGGCCCTGCACCGGCGTTTGCGCACGACCATGGTCTATGTCACCCATGACCAGATCGAGGCCATGACGATGGCCGACCGGATCGTGGTGATGCAGGGCGGCCGGATCGAGCAGATCGGCACGCCGCTGGAGCTCTATGATCGGCCTGCCAATGCCTTCGTCGCACAGTTCATCGGATCGCCTGCGATGAACCTCCTCTCAGCCGAAGTCATCAACGATGAGTTGGTCGTAAACGGTAGCCGCCCAACCGGTTTAAGAGCGCCGGGCGCAGCGCAGCCGGGGCAGAAGGTCCTCATCGGCAAACGGCCGGAGGAAATCGCCATTAGCGTTGGAACGGGGATCGAGGCCGTCGTGACCAATATCGAACCGACGGGATCGGAGACTTTTGTCGAAACGCGTATGGACGAGAACCTGATTTCTGTTGTGCTTCGCGACCGCCCGACCTTCGATGTCGGAAGCCGACAAAGCCTTTCGCTTTCCCGGGGAGCCGTTCATCTCTTCGATGGGGAGACAGGCGAGCGACTGGGCTAA
- a CDS encoding ADP-ribosylglycohydrolase family protein: MSLPSDYTNRVYAGVLGKLIGVYLGRPFENWRYKDILQKLGPITYYVHDRLGDPLVVTDDDVAGTFTFPRALDDYGISPDLSAEDIGKAWLNYIIEERSILWWGGAGNSTEHTAWLNLARGIPAPASGSIETNGATVAEQIGAQIFIDGWALVSPGNPAQAAKLARAAGSVSHDGEAVNAAVLWAAMEAEAFVSRDVDHLLETGLSFIPKDSLIAKLVADIRAWTSGNEDWEATRQKIEDNYGYDRYPGNCHVVPNHALMIMALLHAPHDFQRGQMIVNTSGWDTDCNAGNLGCLHGIMLGLEGLDAGPDWRGPVADRLYISSADGGRSVTDAVEVSLWLANLGRTLAGLPAEPAPKDGAKFHFSLPGSVQGFRPQESQIALEDLRVSGEDHALAIDVRALAPGREAAAMTPVFIPQDVLKMRTYDLMASPRLHAGQTLRASVRADVALKGTVEARLRIRHYSGEDTLVDLDMPNGTLLSAGETAMLDWVVPQTGYQPIAEVGLVLTAPTGRAEGRVLLSSLTWDGCPDVTFRRPQGTGDFWRRAWVSNVHFFSKHFPQDIRISQNRGAGIILQGTRDWTDYAVEADLMLHLGEYGGLVLRAEGQRRYYAARVTRAGALQIVRRRDAEETVLASMPLETPFETAFTMVASAKGKRLSVAVGDARLEAHDDTFAGGAAGMEIFEGALSSTRIRIRAV, translated from the coding sequence ATGTCCCTCCCCTCAGACTACACAAACCGCGTCTATGCCGGTGTCCTCGGCAAGCTGATCGGCGTCTATCTTGGACGCCCCTTCGAGAACTGGCGCTACAAGGATATCCTGCAGAAGCTCGGGCCGATCACCTATTACGTTCACGATCGGCTGGGCGATCCGCTGGTCGTGACCGATGACGATGTGGCGGGGACCTTCACCTTCCCGCGCGCGCTCGATGATTACGGCATCTCCCCGGATCTGTCGGCGGAAGATATCGGCAAGGCGTGGTTGAACTACATCATCGAGGAGCGCTCGATCCTCTGGTGGGGTGGCGCCGGCAACTCCACCGAGCACACCGCCTGGCTCAATCTCGCGCGCGGCATCCCGGCGCCGGCTTCCGGTTCGATTGAAACGAACGGCGCGACGGTGGCCGAACAGATCGGCGCGCAGATTTTCATCGATGGCTGGGCCCTGGTTTCGCCGGGCAATCCGGCCCAGGCTGCAAAGCTGGCGCGGGCGGCCGGTTCCGTCAGTCATGACGGTGAGGCGGTCAACGCAGCGGTGCTCTGGGCCGCGATGGAAGCGGAGGCCTTCGTCAGCAGGGATGTCGATCATCTGCTGGAGACCGGCCTGTCCTTCATTCCGAAGGACAGCCTGATCGCCAAGCTCGTTGCCGATATCCGTGCCTGGACCTCGGGGAACGAGGATTGGGAAGCGACGCGCCAGAAGATCGAGGACAATTATGGCTATGACAGATATCCGGGCAATTGCCATGTGGTGCCGAACCATGCGCTGATGATCATGGCGCTGCTGCATGCTCCGCACGACTTTCAGCGCGGGCAGATGATCGTCAACACCTCCGGCTGGGACACCGACTGCAATGCAGGCAATCTCGGCTGCCTGCACGGCATCATGCTGGGTCTCGAGGGGCTCGATGCCGGGCCGGACTGGCGTGGTCCCGTCGCCGACCGGCTCTACATCTCCTCGGCCGATGGCGGCCGGTCGGTCACCGATGCGGTCGAGGTCTCGCTGTGGCTTGCCAATCTCGGCCGCACATTGGCCGGGCTGCCGGCCGAGCCGGCGCCGAAGGACGGTGCCAAGTTCCACTTCTCTCTCCCCGGCTCGGTCCAGGGGTTCCGCCCGCAGGAAAGCCAGATCGCGCTTGAAGATCTGCGAGTCAGCGGCGAGGATCACGCTCTGGCGATCGACGTCCGTGCACTGGCGCCGGGCCGCGAGGCTGCGGCGATGACGCCGGTTTTCATTCCCCAGGATGTGCTGAAGATGCGCACATATGACCTGATGGCGAGCCCGCGCCTCCACGCCGGCCAGACGCTGCGCGCGTCGGTGCGAGCGGATGTCGCACTGAAGGGTACAGTTGAAGCCAGGCTTCGTATCCGCCACTATTCGGGCGAGGACACGCTCGTCGACCTCGACATGCCGAACGGTACGCTTCTTTCGGCCGGAGAGACGGCCATGCTTGACTGGGTGGTTCCGCAGACTGGCTATCAGCCAATCGCGGAGGTGGGCCTTGTGCTGACAGCGCCGACAGGACGGGCCGAGGGTCGGGTTCTTCTTTCCTCGCTTACCTGGGATGGCTGCCCCGACGTCACCTTCCGCCGACCACAGGGAACAGGCGATTTCTGGCGGCGCGCCTGGGTCTCGAATGTGCACTTCTTCTCCAAGCACTTTCCGCAGGATATCCGCATCAGCCAGAACCGCGGCGCCGGCATCATTCTGCAGGGCACGCGCGACTGGACCGATTATGCCGTCGAGGCGGATCTGATGCTGCATCTCGGCGAGTATGGCGGCCTTGTGCTGCGGGCGGAGGGCCAGCGGCGCTATTATGCGGCGCGGGTCACGCGTGCAGGCGCGCTGCAGATCGTCAGGCGGCGCGATGCAGAGGAGACGGTTCTCGCCTCCATGCCGCTTGAAACACCGTTCGAGACCGCGTTCACCATGGTCGCTTCGGCTAAGGGCAAACGGCTGTCGGTTGCAGTCGGCGATGCACGCCTAGAGGCGCATGACGACACCTTTGCCGGGGGTGCAGCGGGGATGGAGATCTTCGAAGGTGCCCTCTCCTCCACCCGCATCCGCATCCGCGCAGTCTAG
- a CDS encoding carbohydrate ABC transporter permease, whose protein sequence is MTMTESRLTRAIVHITLALLLIITLFPIALMVLNAIKPSAEIVQNPLAWPSELRWDNFTRAWADANFGRTLLNSVVLTAMTIVLVCTTGSLTAYVLARRKIKRWKILTFYLLASTTAPIQLFLFPLYFGFARFGLINNPIAVAFIYTAVYSPFAIMLLRTYFLAVPKELEEAAQIDGASHWQVFTKVFLPIVSPGILTVALIIGLYSWNEFLIATTFLQGQDQLTAVVSFFLLSGQYSSDWGVIMAAALIIVLPIVVLFILLQRRFIDGMAGGSVKG, encoded by the coding sequence ATGACAATGACCGAAAGCCGTCTTACGCGCGCGATCGTGCACATCACGCTGGCCCTTCTCCTCATCATCACGCTCTTCCCGATCGCGCTGATGGTCCTCAACGCCATCAAGCCATCCGCCGAGATCGTACAGAACCCGCTCGCCTGGCCGAGCGAGCTGCGCTGGGACAACTTTACCCGGGCCTGGGCCGACGCCAATTTCGGTCGAACGCTCCTCAATTCCGTCGTACTGACAGCGATGACCATCGTTCTCGTCTGCACGACGGGTTCGCTTACGGCTTATGTCCTGGCCCGGCGCAAGATCAAGCGCTGGAAGATCCTCACCTTCTATCTGCTTGCCAGCACGACAGCGCCGATCCAGCTCTTTCTCTTCCCGCTCTATTTCGGCTTCGCCCGCTTCGGCCTGATCAACAACCCGATCGCGGTGGCCTTCATCTACACGGCCGTCTATTCGCCCTTCGCGATCATGCTGCTGCGAACCTATTTTCTCGCCGTTCCCAAAGAGCTGGAGGAAGCCGCACAGATTGACGGTGCCAGCCACTGGCAGGTCTTCACGAAGGTCTTCCTGCCGATCGTCTCGCCGGGCATTCTCACCGTCGCGCTCATCATCGGTCTTTATTCGTGGAACGAGTTCCTGATCGCGACAACCTTCCTGCAGGGGCAGGATCAACTGACCGCGGTCGTCTCCTTCTTCCTTCTCTCCGGCCAGTACTCGTCCGACTGGGGCGTCATCATGGCCGCCGCCCTCATCATCGTCCTTCCCATCGTCGTTCTCTTTATCCTGCTGCAGCGTCGCTTCATCGACGGCATGGCTGGCGGCTCGGTGAAGGGCTAA
- a CDS encoding sugar ABC transporter permease, translating to MHRLYVLPTLIINVVMIAIPALLTVMLAFFEWDGISDPIFVGLDNFRALSQDSVFWTALTNNVIWTIIFLIVPIAMGLLAATMMLVARRSANFYQVIYFLPVIIATAITGRVWQGMIYSPVTGVTGLLQRFGIDIANPLTETSSALYGIAVVDLWHWWGFLCVIFFAALRQVPSEQIEAARVEGATFFQTIRYVLLPGIMPTITLMMIMTVIWSFLVFDFVYILTQGGPAYSSEVLSTFAYRSAFYDLAVGKAAAISVVISLFGLAATFLYIRIQAREFDQ from the coding sequence ATGCACCGCCTCTACGTCCTGCCGACATTAATTATCAATGTCGTCATGATCGCCATTCCTGCGCTGCTGACGGTCATGCTCGCCTTTTTCGAGTGGGACGGCATCAGCGATCCGATCTTCGTCGGCCTCGACAATTTCCGAGCGCTTTCCCAGGACAGCGTCTTCTGGACGGCGCTGACCAACAATGTCATCTGGACGATCATCTTTCTGATCGTGCCTATCGCCATGGGGCTGCTGGCAGCAACGATGATGCTGGTCGCCCGCCGCAGCGCCAATTTTTACCAGGTCATCTACTTCCTGCCGGTCATCATCGCGACCGCCATCACTGGCCGCGTCTGGCAGGGCATGATCTATTCCCCGGTCACCGGCGTGACCGGTCTTCTCCAGCGTTTCGGCATCGACATTGCGAACCCACTGACCGAGACCTCGAGCGCGCTCTACGGCATCGCGGTCGTCGATCTCTGGCACTGGTGGGGCTTCCTCTGCGTCATCTTCTTCGCAGCCCTGCGCCAGGTCCCGTCCGAACAGATCGAAGCGGCGCGTGTCGAAGGCGCCACCTTCTTCCAGACGATCCGCTATGTGCTGCTTCCCGGCATCATGCCGACGATCACGCTGATGATGATCATGACGGTGATCTGGTCCTTCCTGGTCTTCGACTTCGTCTACATCCTGACCCAGGGCGGCCCCGCCTATTCCTCCGAGGTGTTGTCCACCTTCGCCTACCGCTCGGCCTTTTATGATCTCGCCGTTGGCAAGGCTGCGGCGATCTCGGTGGTCATCAGCCTGTTCGGTCTCGCTGCAACGTTTCTCTATATCCGGATCCAGGCCAGGGAGTTCGACCAATGA
- a CDS encoding ABC transporter substrate-binding protein: MRKRSLAIATLLLLGTAPAALSQERVSWWYEQATPDQQKLIQEYIIAPFNTANPGVALAVDYRGSELDKQLRVAMLSGNGPDVVYTAGPSYVAPMAQSGQLLPLDDYAAKYQWQDRILPVFLKMGEYNGRLYALPKTYETVGLFYNKTLFEKHGWTAPKTLDELETLADAMLKEGITPFAAGNADWRGANEWFVTLALNAVAGPEAINKALRGETPWTSEPFAKAVDRLNGWWQKGYFGKNYFSLTSSEQAADMMASGRAGMMPTGTWQFQNVAAYGKKAGSEAGFVGFPSASGDPVFPLGIGSTFSIATRAKNPDGAASVINYVFSPEVYGTMNSAWQGEWNIPLKDISTVKMANEVTPLFTETMKTLSAAVNDGDYGYTTWTFLPPATDSYLINGIEEVWLNKISTADFLTKLDASFQKEQKAGKVPAVPAR; this comes from the coding sequence ATGAGGAAACGTTCACTTGCCATCGCGACCCTGCTGCTGCTGGGAACTGCGCCGGCGGCTTTAAGCCAGGAGCGTGTCTCCTGGTGGTATGAGCAGGCGACGCCGGACCAGCAGAAGCTGATTCAGGAATACATCATCGCCCCGTTCAATACCGCGAACCCGGGCGTTGCGCTCGCCGTCGATTATCGCGGAAGCGAGCTCGACAAGCAGCTGCGGGTCGCCATGCTCTCTGGAAACGGGCCGGATGTCGTCTATACGGCGGGCCCAAGCTATGTCGCGCCGATGGCGCAGTCGGGGCAACTGCTTCCGCTCGATGACTATGCCGCCAAGTATCAGTGGCAGGATCGCATCCTTCCCGTCTTCCTCAAGATGGGGGAGTATAACGGCAGGCTTTACGCCCTGCCGAAGACCTACGAAACCGTCGGCCTCTTCTACAACAAGACGCTGTTCGAGAAGCATGGATGGACGGCGCCGAAGACGCTCGACGAGCTCGAGACGCTCGCCGATGCCATGCTGAAGGAAGGCATAACGCCCTTTGCGGCCGGCAATGCCGACTGGCGCGGCGCGAACGAATGGTTCGTCACGCTGGCGCTGAATGCGGTGGCCGGGCCGGAAGCAATTAACAAGGCCCTGCGCGGTGAAACGCCTTGGACCTCCGAGCCCTTCGCCAAGGCGGTCGACCGGCTGAACGGCTGGTGGCAGAAGGGTTATTTCGGGAAGAACTATTTCTCGCTGACCAGCAGCGAACAGGCGGCTGACATGATGGCCTCCGGCCGAGCCGGCATGATGCCGACGGGAACCTGGCAGTTCCAGAACGTTGCCGCCTACGGCAAGAAGGCCGGATCGGAAGCTGGTTTCGTCGGGTTCCCAAGCGCGAGCGGCGATCCGGTCTTCCCGCTCGGCATCGGCTCAACCTTCTCGATCGCGACGCGTGCGAAGAACCCGGACGGCGCTGCGTCCGTGATCAACTACGTCTTCTCGCCGGAGGTCTACGGCACGATGAACTCGGCGTGGCAGGGTGAGTGGAACATTCCGCTGAAGGATATCTCCACCGTCAAGATGGCGAACGAGGTCACGCCGCTCTTCACCGAGACGATGAAGACGCTGTCTGCTGCCGTCAATGACGGCGACTATGGGTACACGACCTGGACCTTTCTTCCACCCGCGACGGACAGCTACTTGATCAACGGCATCGAGGAGGTCTGGTTGAACAAGATCTCGACCGCGGACTTCCTGACGAAACTGGATGCCTCGTTCCAGAAGGAACAGAAGGCCGGAAAGGTGCCTGCCGTTCCGGCGCGCTGA
- a CDS encoding LacI family DNA-binding transcriptional regulator: protein MRDQRVTQRQVAERAGVAQATVSLVLNGGRDKVTAETAARIEMAIEELGYQPNRFAQALRTQRSYVIACVVPDLANPFYPSLVVAVQRVVRAAGYEVITIDTEGERANERQVVAAAQQGRFDGIVGVFFRLGAKDLAPLEKAGVPVVRIEASRKSGGALPIDDLFIDNEAAARALTLHLGDMGHRAIAMIAAPGGPQQVRMKGYLSAMQTIGADPIALEAPHFTVEGGRRAADSLLEKGPVVTAIIAANDLMAIGVMQSLIAHGLSIPGDVSVAGFDDILASALVTPALTTVAQFQDRMGARAADCMLARLASGDTDPGRAEEMPFELIVRASVAPPRSPASPTKS, encoded by the coding sequence ATGCGCGATCAGAGGGTCACTCAGCGCCAGGTGGCGGAGCGGGCGGGCGTGGCTCAGGCTACTGTGTCGCTTGTTCTGAACGGCGGGCGCGACAAGGTAACGGCCGAGACGGCGGCGCGCATCGAGATGGCGATCGAAGAGCTCGGCTATCAGCCGAACCGGTTTGCCCAGGCGCTGCGCACCCAGAGAAGTTACGTGATTGCCTGCGTCGTGCCGGACCTTGCGAACCCGTTTTATCCGTCTCTCGTGGTCGCGGTGCAGCGAGTCGTGCGAGCCGCCGGCTACGAGGTGATCACCATCGATACCGAGGGTGAACGCGCGAATGAGCGACAGGTGGTCGCCGCTGCTCAGCAGGGCCGCTTTGATGGGATCGTCGGCGTCTTCTTCCGGCTCGGTGCAAAGGATCTGGCGCCCTTGGAAAAAGCAGGCGTGCCGGTCGTCCGAATCGAGGCGAGCCGGAAATCCGGCGGCGCCTTGCCGATCGATGACCTGTTCATCGACAATGAGGCCGCCGCACGGGCGCTGACGCTCCATCTTGGCGACATGGGTCACCGCGCTATTGCAATGATTGCCGCTCCGGGTGGCCCGCAGCAGGTCCGCATGAAAGGTTACTTGAGTGCGATGCAGACGATCGGAGCGGATCCGATTGCGCTCGAGGCGCCGCATTTCACAGTTGAAGGCGGCCGGCGTGCGGCCGACAGTTTGCTGGAAAAGGGGCCGGTGGTTACGGCCATCATTGCAGCCAATGACCTGATGGCAATTGGCGTCATGCAGAGCCTGATCGCGCACGGCCTTTCCATTCCAGGCGACGTTTCGGTTGCCGGCTTCGACGACATTCTCGCCTCCGCGCTCGTCACGCCCGCCCTTACGACAGTCGCACAGTTTCAGGACCGGATGGGGGCGCGTGCAGCCGATTGCATGCTCGCCCGCCTTGCCAGTGGCGACACCGATCCCGGCCGCGCGGAGGAGATGCCCTTCGAGCTGATCGTCCGCGCATCTGTTGCGCCACCCCGTTCGCCTGCAAGCCCAACCAAGTCATAA
- a CDS encoding YeeE/YedE family protein: MQGLPFVWPLSGGLLIGLSAALYLLLNGRIAGISGLAAAAFVVSRAGSRAGAVVFLIGLLAGAAVSLKFIRQAELTFTGSTGLLVVGGLLVGFGTRLGSGCTSGHGVCGLARLSPRSMVATALFMAAAAATVFLMRHVLGMS; this comes from the coding sequence ATGCAGGGTTTGCCCTTCGTTTGGCCTCTTTCAGGTGGCCTGCTGATCGGTCTGTCTGCCGCGCTCTATCTGCTGCTCAACGGGCGTATCGCCGGGATCTCCGGGTTGGCGGCGGCGGCGTTCGTCGTTTCCAGAGCTGGTTCACGCGCTGGCGCGGTCGTCTTTCTCATCGGGCTCCTCGCCGGCGCGGCCGTCTCCTTGAAATTTATTCGTCAGGCTGAGCTGACTTTCACCGGGTCAACAGGGCTTCTCGTCGTCGGTGGTCTGCTGGTGGGCTTCGGCACGCGTCTCGGCTCCGGCTGCACGAGCGGACATGGCGTCTGCGGGCTGGCTCGGCTCTCGCCGCGCTCCATGGTCGCCACCGCGCTGTTCATGGCGGCGGCCGCGGCAACTGTCTTTCTCATGCGCCATGTCCTGGGGATGTCGTGA
- a CDS encoding DUF6691 family protein, with translation MSRQIFAALVCGVLFGAGLVVSDMINPARVLAFLDVAGNWDPSLALVMGGALVPSALGYAIRRRLRRPVLETAFHVPERRDIDGALVGGALLFGLGWGLVGLCPGPALAALVTGRIEPLLFVVAMLIGMIGHARLGPTLRRRFFARRA, from the coding sequence ATGAGCCGGCAAATCTTCGCCGCTCTGGTGTGCGGGGTGCTGTTCGGCGCCGGTCTCGTCGTCTCCGACATGATCAACCCGGCTCGTGTGCTTGCTTTTCTCGACGTTGCCGGGAATTGGGATCCCTCGCTCGCCTTGGTGATGGGCGGCGCGCTGGTGCCCTCGGCTCTTGGCTATGCGATCAGGCGGCGTCTGCGCCGGCCGGTGTTGGAGACGGCATTTCATGTACCCGAGCGGCGCGACATTGATGGCGCACTGGTCGGCGGTGCGCTTCTGTTCGGTCTCGGTTGGGGGCTGGTGGGTCTTTGCCCCGGCCCTGCTCTCGCCGCGCTGGTGACCGGCCGTATCGAGCCGCTGCTGTTCGTCGTCGCGATGCTGATCGGCATGATCGGCCACGCCCGTCTCGGTCCCACCCTCCGCCGACGGTTTTTCGCCAGGCGGGCTTAA
- a CDS encoding putative bifunctional diguanylate cyclase/phosphodiesterase — protein MSQAELRRLYDQSHEDSRRQATRNGLWIAVAANLAYSMTDYIFIGDVAPFAVAGRSAVGIVALLVLELLLYRRAQAYVIDVVAATAVSLAYVVWLLTGQMTSYAINFSYYMVFGAIFMMSVNLFFRFRFRLALIASATNMAIFLGALYAFSPMLPMHKLILSAFCISCFIFTTYVNLQLNRERFKVFLNALEASWQQAAAEERGEALLVLSNTDPLTNLENRRAIDQRLGACWQKWQDNATPFAILLIDIDHFKHYNDSYGHQQGDRCLIEVSRLLKTVATSFGAVIGRYGGEEFILITPIDRPGAAEALAAAVSAAVRNLAWPHEHRRDGLSIITVSIGMSSTRSQTTQVDRIVQEADRALYSAKANGRNTFVAFDPDDPQDIDESEDIATTLKIAFQHDLVSLVYQPIYNLQTGRADAVEALMRLKMLDGTPVSPGKFIPVAERTGLIITLGRWVIRTVCRDLLATNRVEVASINVSPNELKMPGFASYVAATLAEFHLQGSRLAFEVTEGVELEINQDVVRCISDLKKLGVQMWLDDFGTGFAGLSWLRLIEFDTVKIDRSFLHDCTTEKGKRMMLDIISLLRNRQVGILVEGVETVEHQRLMQQYGIGLLQGYHIARPMPAAELRTDAIMLPSIARNDNPRWKLSSGF, from the coding sequence ATGTCGCAGGCCGAACTCCGTCGCCTCTATGACCAAAGCCATGAGGACAGCCGCCGCCAAGCCACGCGCAACGGGTTGTGGATCGCGGTCGCCGCCAATCTCGCCTATTCGATGACGGACTACATTTTCATCGGCGACGTCGCGCCGTTCGCGGTGGCAGGCCGCTCCGCGGTCGGCATCGTGGCGCTTCTCGTGCTGGAATTGCTTCTTTATCGCAGGGCGCAGGCTTATGTGATCGACGTAGTCGCCGCGACCGCCGTCTCGCTTGCCTATGTCGTCTGGCTGCTGACCGGCCAGATGACGAGCTACGCGATCAACTTCTCCTATTACATGGTGTTCGGCGCAATCTTCATGATGAGCGTCAACCTGTTTTTCCGGTTCCGTTTCAGGCTTGCCCTCATCGCGTCGGCGACCAACATGGCCATTTTCCTGGGCGCCCTCTACGCCTTCTCGCCCATGTTGCCGATGCACAAGCTGATCCTGTCGGCGTTCTGCATCTCCTGCTTCATCTTCACCACCTATGTGAACCTTCAACTGAACCGCGAGCGCTTCAAGGTTTTCCTCAACGCGCTCGAGGCAAGCTGGCAGCAAGCTGCGGCTGAGGAGAGGGGAGAGGCCCTGTTGGTGCTGTCGAACACCGACCCTCTGACAAATCTCGAGAACCGCCGCGCGATCGACCAGCGTCTGGGCGCGTGTTGGCAGAAGTGGCAGGACAACGCGACGCCCTTTGCTATCCTGCTGATCGATATCGATCACTTCAAACATTACAACGACAGTTATGGCCACCAGCAGGGCGACCGGTGTCTGATCGAGGTATCCCGCCTCCTGAAGACCGTGGCGACCTCATTCGGCGCGGTGATCGGGCGCTATGGCGGGGAGGAATTCATCCTCATCACGCCCATCGACCGTCCTGGTGCGGCGGAGGCCTTGGCGGCCGCTGTCAGCGCGGCGGTCCGCAATCTTGCCTGGCCCCATGAGCACCGGCGCGATGGACTTTCCATCATCACAGTCAGCATCGGCATGTCCTCCACCCGCTCGCAGACCACGCAGGTCGACCGGATCGTCCAGGAAGCCGATCGCGCGCTCTATTCCGCCAAGGCGAACGGCCGAAACACCTTCGTCGCCTTCGATCCCGACGACCCGCAGGATATCGACGAGAGCGAGGACATTGCGACGACGCTGAAGATCGCCTTCCAGCACGATCTCGTCTCGCTCGTCTACCAACCGATCTACAATCTGCAGACCGGGCGGGCCGATGCGGTCGAGGCGCTGATGCGGCTGAAGATGCTGGACGGAACGCCGGTCTCGCCCGGCAAGTTCATTCCCGTCGCCGAACGCACGGGGCTGATCATCACGCTCGGCCGATGGGTCATCCGAACCGTCTGCCGGGACCTGCTCGCCACGAACCGTGTCGAGGTCGCCAGCATCAATGTTTCTCCGAACGAGCTGAAGATGCCCGGCTTCGCGAGCTATGTCGCCGCCACGCTGGCCGAATTCCATCTCCAGGGCTCGCGCCTTGCCTTCGAGGTCACGGAGGGCGTGGAACTGGAGATCAACCAGGATGTCGTCCGCTGCATCAGCGACCTGAAGAAGCTCGGCGTGCAGATGTGGCTGGACGACTTCGGCACGGGCTTTGCCGGCCTCTCCTGGTTGCGCCTGATCGAGTTCGACACCGTCAAGATCGACCGCTCCTTCCTTCATGATTGCACGACCGAGAAAGGCAAGCGGATGATGCTCGACATCATCAGCCTCTTGCGAAACCGCCAGGTCGGCATTCTCGTCGAAGGGGTCGAGACCGTCGAGCATCAGCGGCTGATGCAGCAATACGGGATCGGCCTTCTACAGGGCTACCACATCGCTCGGCCAATGCCGGCCGCAGAGCTGCGCACCGATGCGATCATGCTCCCCAGCATCGCCCGGAACGACAATCCGCGATGGAAGCTTTCGAGCGGCTTCTGA